A single genomic interval of Leptotrichia trevisanii DSM 22070 harbors:
- the xerA gene encoding site-specific tyrosine recombinase/integron integrase: protein MKKIITEIEQKMLGILDNAQMEHLHKVLVYYLESEDILVQEEVSNVKILEMFLSAKKIEGCSEKSILYYQSTIQNMFKHIEKTIKHIDTNDLREYLSNYQEKGNAGKVTIDNIRRILSSFFSWLEEENYILKSPVRRIKKVKTGQVIKETYSDESLEMLRDFSGNIRDLAMIDLLSSTGMRVGELVKLNISDVDFENRECIVLGKGDKERRVYFDARTKIHLTRYLESRKDNNEALFVSLLKPYSRLKISGVEIRLRELGRKLNIPKVHPHKFRRTLATRAIDKGMPIEQVQKLLGHTKIDTTLQYAMVNQSNVKNSHRKYIG, encoded by the coding sequence ATGAAAAAAATAATTACTGAAATTGAACAAAAAATGCTTGGAATTTTGGATAATGCTCAAATGGAACATTTACACAAGGTTTTAGTTTATTATTTGGAAAGTGAAGATATTTTAGTACAAGAAGAAGTTTCTAATGTGAAAATTTTGGAAATGTTTTTGTCTGCCAAAAAGATTGAAGGATGTTCAGAAAAATCCATTTTGTATTATCAATCAACGATACAAAATATGTTTAAACATATTGAAAAAACTATTAAACATATTGATACAAATGATTTGAGAGAATACTTGTCAAATTATCAAGAAAAAGGAAATGCTGGAAAAGTAACTATAGATAACATAAGGAGAATACTTTCCAGTTTCTTTTCTTGGCTTGAAGAAGAAAATTACATATTAAAAAGTCCTGTTAGAAGGATAAAAAAAGTAAAGACAGGACAAGTGATAAAAGAAACATATTCAGATGAATCACTTGAAATGTTAAGAGATTTTTCGGGAAATATACGTGATTTAGCAATGATAGATTTGCTTTCTTCAACGGGAATGAGAGTTGGCGAACTTGTAAAACTTAATATATCAGATGTTGATTTTGAGAATAGAGAATGTATAGTTTTGGGTAAAGGTGATAAGGAAAGAAGGGTATATTTTGATGCAAGAACAAAAATTCATTTAACGAGATATCTTGAAAGTAGAAAAGATAATAATGAAGCATTATTTGTCAGTTTATTAAAACCATATTCACGTTTAAAAATAAGTGGAGTAGAAATTAGACTCAGAGAATTAGGAAGAAAATTAAATATTCCTAAAGTTCATCCTCATAAATTTAGACGAACACTAGCCACAAGAGCCATTGATAAAGGAATGCCAATAGAGCAAGTTCAAAAATTGCTTGGGCATACGAAAATAGATACAACATTGCAATATGCAATGGTAAATCAAAGCAATGTAAAAAATTCTCACCGTAAATATATTGGATAG
- a CDS encoding ATP-binding protein — KLKFLYNSILDFFVNLLRKLIKEVLFFLTFLMISANIRLNIELAEREKEMKYYRRSIEQVINEYKEQFPILLLTGPRQVGKSTLFKELFREEYKYFSLDDPILKEQIVNDPRLFLKNNPEKLIIDEVQYAPSIFPYLKMKVDENREDGMYLMTGSQAFVLMKNVSETLAGRVGILELQGISLREQFDIEFNSPFIPNEEYIAEREKKITEYTNLWQRIHRGYMPELIFNDRKKWEFFYSSYVQTYIERDVRDLINISDESKFLKFMISLASRSGELLNYGAVANEVGISNETVKRWVSVLRTSRIIYLLEPYFNNHLKRVIKTPKIYFMDVGLLAYLTKWPTPETLANGAKAGNIFETFIISEIVKSYLNAGIINPPLYFYRDKDKKEIDLIIEEAEKIYPIEIKMSASPNKEMAKNFSVLKRKVDKEIETGVIICQYDNKVYLSEDILVLPIEYI, encoded by the coding sequence AAATTAAAGTTTCTTTACAACTCCATACTAGATTTTTTTGTTAATTTACTAAGAAAGTTGATAAAAGAAGTGTTGTTTTTCTTGACTTTTTTGATGATTTCGGCTAATATAAGATTAAATATTGAATTAGCCGAAAGAGAGAAAGAGATGAAATATTATAGACGTTCAATAGAACAGGTTATCAATGAATACAAGGAACAATTTCCGATATTACTGCTTACTGGGCCAAGACAAGTAGGAAAAAGTACGCTTTTTAAGGAACTGTTTCGAGAAGAATACAAATATTTTTCATTAGATGATCCTATTTTAAAAGAACAGATAGTCAATGATCCAAGACTATTTTTGAAGAATAATCCTGAAAAATTAATAATAGATGAAGTACAATATGCACCATCAATATTTCCGTATTTGAAAATGAAAGTTGATGAAAATAGAGAAGACGGGATGTATCTGATGACAGGCTCTCAAGCTTTTGTTCTTATGAAAAATGTTTCTGAAACTCTGGCAGGAAGAGTAGGAATTCTAGAACTTCAGGGAATAAGTTTAAGGGAACAGTTTGATATAGAGTTTAATAGTCCTTTTATTCCAAATGAAGAATATATCGCTGAAAGAGAAAAAAAAATAACCGAATATACAAATTTATGGCAAAGAATTCATAGAGGATATATGCCTGAACTCATATTTAACGACAGAAAGAAATGGGAATTTTTCTATTCATCATATGTACAGACATATATTGAAAGAGATGTAAGGGATTTAATAAATATATCCGATGAAAGCAAATTTTTGAAATTTATGATAAGTCTAGCATCAAGAAGCGGAGAATTGTTGAATTATGGAGCAGTTGCCAATGAAGTTGGAATAAGTAATGAAACAGTAAAAAGATGGGTATCAGTTTTAAGAACTTCAAGAATAATTTATTTACTGGAACCATATTTTAATAATCATTTAAAAAGAGTAATAAAGACACCAAAAATATATTTTATGGATGTAGGATTGCTGGCATACCTTACAAAATGGCCAACTCCTGAAACACTTGCAAATGGAGCTAAGGCCGGGAATATTTTTGAAACATTTATAATATCAGAAATAGTAAAAAGCTATCTGAATGCCGGTATTATAAATCCGCCACTATATTTTTACAGAGACAAGGATAAAAAGGAAATAGACTTGATAATAGAAGAAGCAGAAAAAATATATCCTATTGAAATTAAAATGAGCGCATCGCCTAATAAAGAGATGGCAAAGAATTTTTCGGTTCTCAAAAGAAAAGTAGATAAGGAAATTGAGACAGGAGTAATCATATGTCAATATGATAATAAAGTTTACCTATCAGAAGATATTCTTGTTTTGCCGATCGAATATATATAA